A segment of the Hallerella succinigenes genome:
GCAACATCATCGAAAGCAAGCCTTCGATTGGCGAACGTATTTTCGGAGTCTTCCCCACGGTACTGAACGGCATCCGTTTCGTGTACTTGAAGACCCTTTCCTTCTGCCTTTCTGTTCCGGGTGTTATTTTCCAGGTTCTGGCTCTCGTGGCCATGCTGATGTTTGTGGGCTACATGACAACCAACAAAATGACCGTGGAACTTTCCCCGAAGCAGGACCAGGGCATGATTTCTGTGATGCTTGAAATGCCCGTGGGTACCAACATCGAAACAACCGACAGTGTTGCACGCATCATCGAAAGCCGCATCAAGGATGTTCCTGAAATCGTGCATTACAGCGTGACCGTCGGTGGCTCTAACGGTATGACTTCCGTGAACCAAGCATCGCTCCGTATCAAGCTGTTAAAAGACCGCGAAGGCCGTACCCGCAGTACCGACCAGATTGTGGACTCCCTACGTCCCTACTTTGCAAACATTCCTGATGCCTACATTTCTATCAAGTCTACTTCCGCTTCTGAAATGAACAACAACTCCAGTGGCGACGTGGTGTTGGAAGTCAGCGGTCTTAAAATGGATTCCGTGGTCAAGGCCTCTCAAATCGTGCTAGATCGTATCAAAGACAAAATCGACGGTATCGTGGATGTGAAAACAAGCTACGAAGCCGGTAAGCCGGAAATCCGTTTGATTCCGAATCGTCAAGCTCTTGCCGATTACGGCGTGACCCTCAAGACTGTCGCAACGTACAACTATATCGCTGTAAGCGGTTACGAAGCAGGTCAGTATTCCGAAGACGGTGAAGAATACGACGTGTACGTTCGCCTGCAAGAAAAGGACAGACAGAGTCATAGCGATATCGAGACCCTGCCGCTCCTCACCCCGAAGGGCTACGTGAATACAAGCGAACTCTTCTACGTAGAAGACGGTGCAGGCCCAACCCGTATTGACCGTAAGCGCAAGCTGAGTCGTATCGACATTTCCATGAACCTTTTGCCGGGTCACACGACCGGTGAAATCATGGGCAAGCTGGGAAAACTCACTTCCGAAATGGAGGACGAAATTCCGGAAGGCGTTTCCTTCGGCTTCGGTGGTAACGCCGATATGCAGAACGATATGGTGCAGGAATTCATAACCGCTATCATCATGGCCATTCTCCTGACCTACATCTTGCTGGTGGCCCTCCTGGAAAGTTTCGCCCAGCCGTTCATCATCATGACTACGATTCCTATGGGTGCAATCGGTGTGTTCCTCGCTCTTATCTTTACCGGCAAGGCACTGTCCATGATTTCCCTAATGGCTATCGTGATGCTTATCGGTGTGGTGGTGAATAACGCGATTCTACTTCTGGACGAAGCCAACAGGCTATTGCGTAGCGGCGCCATGGGCAGACGTTCTGCCGTAATGACCGCAGCCAAGACCAAGTTCCAGCCCATTGTGCTTGCAACGTTTGCCTCCGTGGTGGCTCAGCTTCCGCTGGCTTTCGCCCTGGGTGGTGACGTGGCCGCCATGACCCAGCCTATGGGTATTGCCTCGGTGGGTGGCTTGATTGTGTCCGCACTTCTCACCATGTACCTGGTGCCCACCTTCTTCTGGCTCCCGAACGCAATCTTCTCCAAAGTGAAGACGAAAAAAGATAAATTCATTCAAAAGCGTAAGATGCTCGCATAAACTCTGAATTCAAACGCAAAAACGGCTGATCAAAGATCAGCCGTTTTTTTTACAAATTAAAGATCTCGGTAAAAGATCTGCGTTCGTTTTAAAACCGCATATCGCGTTAAATTCAAGATTCGCGCTTCGCCGATAGTTTCAAAATCCACCGGATGGAATACGAGGCGAGGCGTTCCAAGCGGAGAGCGGAGCGCTAAGCACGCCGATGTCTGAGCCACGTTCAGCGAAAGCTGCGGAAGGCCTGCAAAGCTCAATGCCGGAGAAAGAATCTTTTGCGACTTCTTGTAAACGGCAAAACGGTCTTCATAAAAATCAAATTTGCTTAGCACCTGTTCCTTCAAATGGGCATTCCCATACCAAGCGGGCGGTACAAATCCCCGCGGAAGGTCCAAGCCCAAAGCGCCCCAAAGAACCATCCCCTGTTCTAATAACCTGAAAGAATCGAAGTCGTCAAGCCCCGCAAATTCCGCTTCGTTTTCCGTCAGCGCAAGAGCCTTTTTGCCCCAAAAGTTACGATCTATGGAAGTTTGCGCCATGTGACGCGTTCCGTGCAGCAAAAGTTCAAAGCCGTCCCGTAAAAGGCTTTTAAGTTCATTCTTCAAAAAATCCAGATCCGCTGCCGAAGCCCGCACAGCATCGGGAATCACGGCGACCGTAATCGGCGAATTAGCCGACTGTGCGATACGCCGAATTTGCCCCACCGCTTTTTTTGCATTTTTAACCGAAAGGTCGTGATAGCAGAGAAAGAATTTAGAAGCCATATATGGCGAAGATAATAAAAAGCCTTTGTGCGAAATACTAAATTTGGGACGATGAAAACAAAATCCCTGTACATTTTCGACATGGACGGTACACTTTTCAACACGCTCGGCGATTTGAGCGTGGCTGTGAACCATGCGCTCGCCGCTTTCGGGTTGAAAACTTTACCGACGGAAAAAGTGAAAAGCTACATCGGAAACGGTTCGCTGAAGCTGATTGAACGCTCTTTGGAAGGTGCCGACGCACCCCTTCTTGAAGTGCACAAATGCTACTCCGAATTTTACGCACAACACTGCTTGGAAAAAACGGTACCGTATCCGGGTGTCGTAGAATTTTTAAGGAACTTCCCGGCCAAAAAGGCGCTTGCAACAAACAAGCCGCACACACCAGGCCTTGCTCTTTTAAAACACTTTGGTTTGGAATCCTATTTTGAAGCCTTTGCCTTTGGCGATGAAGATACGCCCCGGAAGCCGGACGCGGCCCCCTTCTTGAAGGTCCTGAATGCCACCGGAGTTTCTAAAGAAGATGCCGTGATGATCGGTGATGACGCTCCGGATATTCTCGGAGCGAAAAATGCAGGCATCGACAGCGTCTTTATCGAAAACGGTTTTGGCAAGCGCGCGAGTTTTGCACCTGTGGAACCGACTTATTCTATTGCCCATTTTTCGGACCTCGTCCATTTACAGTTCCGCTAATCTATGTCTTTGCATTATTTAATCGACACTTACGGCTGTCAGATGAATGAGTACGATTCCGCACTCATCGCTTCCATGCTTGAAAAAAACGGTTGCGAACCAACCGAAGATCCAAACGAAGCCGATCTTTTCTTTTTCAACACATGCTCCGTACGCGAAAAAGCGGAAGAAAGCGCCAAGGCACGAATTTCCAAGATGAAATTCTACAAGAAGCGCCGACCATGGATCAAATTCATTGTCACAGGCTGCATGGCGGAACATTTGGGACCCCGTCTCATCGATCAAGTAGATTGCATCGATTACGTCATCGGTCCCGACAAGTACAACCAGATTCCGGAAATTTTGTTCAAGCATCCGGTTATCGTCAAAAAGCACAATGTTCAAGAACGCGTCCTCACGGGATTTGATATTGAAGAAAATTACATCGGCGAATATGCAAAGATTGCCCATCCGTTTTCTTCTTATGTGACGATTCAGCGCGGTTGCAACTTCCGTTGCAGCTATTGCATTGTGCCGTTTGTCCGCGGACGTGAAAAGTACCGTGCCGCAGACGATGTGATTTACGAAGTAGAAAAGGCGAGCGAACGTGGCATCTCCGAGATTTGCCTGCTAGGTCAGACTGTCAACGCCTACCGCAATCACGGCACGGACTTCGCCGACCTGCTGGTGAAAATTTCAGAAATTCCGGGCATTCGCCGCATCCGCTTTATGAGTCCGCATCCCCGTTTTTACACGGAAAAGCTCATCGATGTGCTGCAGAGCGTTCCAGAAATTTGCCCGCACGCCCACATTCCACTGCAAAGCGGAAGCGATGCTATTCTCGATAAAATGAAGCGTCGATACAAGGTTGATGACTTTATGCGGATCCTCGAAAAGTTCCGCGGCAAGAATCCGGATTACGGTCTCACGACCGATATCATCGCAGGCTTTGTCGGCGAAAGCGACGAAGACTTTGAACAGACTCTTGCCGCAGTCAAGGAGGCCCAATTCGACGCAGCCTTCATGTTCGCCTACAGCCCGCGCGAAGGCACCGTCAGCGCACAAGAAACCGAAACCCTTTCGGAAGAGCAGAAGCAGGAACGCTTAGCCCGCCTCGTGGAATTGCAGAATTCGATTACGCTCAAGCGCAACAAGCTGATGATCGGCAAGACCGAAGAAATCCTTGTCGAACGACCGTCGTCTAAAGATCCGAACGAATGGGTCGGCAAGACGGGTAGTTTTAAAAAGGTCGTTTTCGCTTCAAAAACCGCGAAGCCTGGCGACTATGTCAAATGTCATATCAACGAAGTCCGCGGATGGACTCTCCGCGGCACGCCTGTTACAGAATAAGAGGATACAATGCGTTTGTTCGCAAAAATTATTTTCTCTACCGCGACGACCCTTGCCACAGTCGTTTCCGCAGCATCACTTGAAGATGCGCAGAAGGCTTATGTTTCTGGAAATTGGAAAGGAGCAGCGGAAGCCTTTGAAGCGGTCTGTCCGACGCTGGATATGGCAAAACGTTCCGAATGCGCACTGTGGGGCGTTCTCGCCCGTTCGCAGACCGGAAATTCCAAAGATTTTTCCGCCGCCAAAAAAAGACTGGATAGTTTGATTTTCGCCACTGCGGATTCCTTGCCGGTGGTTTCCGATCTTTACATGACTCGTGCGCAATTTGAACTTTATTTGAAACGCCCGGATCTCTCGTACAAAAGCCTCAAGGCTTCTTACGCCAAAGCTCGTCCAAGTCAGCTCGCTGTCATCTATCAGGTCTGCCAAAGTTTATACAAAGTAAACACCATCGATTCCGTCCATAGCCTTTGCGCTGAAATCGAACGAGCAAAGACATCCCCACGAATCACTTCTAGCGAATCTCAAACCAGCACAGCCAGTTCGAGCTCCGCTCCCAAAGACAGCACCACCTGCTCTAGTTCTTCCGCTCTTTCCAGCGCATCGGAAGCGACTTCCAGTGCAGCCGAAGCCCTTTCTAGCGTAGCCGAAGTCGTACCGGCATCGGTGGACGAAGCCGCACCTACAGGCGACTGGTCCTTGCAGCTAGGCGCATTCAGCATCCAGGCAAATGCCGAAATGCTCGCAAACTCTCTCAAGGCAAAAAAAATCGACGCCCGCATCATTGAAGCAAAACACGACGACAGGACGCTCTACCTGGTGCAGACCGGAGTCTTTGCTAGCCGTGATGAAGCCTTGAAATACGGCGAAGAAGTGCTTTCCAAGCATCATTTGGAATACACGCCTGTAAAAAAGCTTTAATTTTTTCTTTTTTCTCTCAAATTTTCGTAAACAGTTCTATATTTGTGTTTACCCCAAGCCGGGGTGGTGAAATTGGTAGACGCGCCGGACTCAAAATCCGGTACTCGCGAGAGTGTGAGGGTTCGATTCCCTCCCCCGGCATTATAGAGAACTGCTGAGGTTCAATGAAGACTGCTTTCAAAATTCTTTGCGCCAGCATTTTTGCTGCCTCCGTCTCGTTTGCACAAGACGATTTTGAAACTTATGATGCAGAGGGTGAGGGCTCGACTTATTATGCTCCTGCAGCAGAAAAAGATGGGGCAAATTATTACAGCGCAGATGACGCAAACGCTCCCGAAGAAACCGTAGCGGGTTCCGCTAGTTCTTCGAGCGACGAATGGGCTGGTTTCGATTACGAAAACGCAGGCCTTACCCAATGGGAATTCCAACAGGCAAAAGAAAGCGGCATGAGCCGCGATAAGCTCACTCAGCTTACCGAACTCGGCGTCCGCCCGTCTGAATACAACCAAGAACCTTGGAAGCGTCTCGGTGTTTCCGAAGAAGACTGGCTTTCTTCTCGCGCTAGCGGCTTGGATGATTCCGATATTGACCGTACTTATAGAAATCACGCTGGAGAACAGGACCTGGCTTACCTCTCCGCTGTGATCCCGTCCCTCTATCAGTGGAAGCACGACCAAACGGTGAAAGCTATCTGGATGGATGCCCTTTGGGTTGTCGGCGTTGGCGGTCTTACTTATTTCGCAATCAATAACGATAAATACGATAACACTTGGATTTACTGGTTGATTCCGATTCTCGGTGCTCACGGGTGGTCCTTTGCTGACGCGTTCTTCGATACCCAGTGGGCGAATAACCCCGATGCAAACCGCTTTAGCCTCGGCATTGGTCCTAGCTTCGAAGGTGGTCTCGCTGGTATTCTGCAAGTGCGCTTCTAAGCAAAATGCAGATCGAACTTCTTAAATGCAAAATTCATCGCGCTACCGTGACGGACGCGAACTTGAACTATGAAGGTTCCATTACGCTCGACAGAGCTTTGATGGACGCGGCAGGCATTCTACCTTTCGAAAAAGTCGGCATTCTCGACATCCATAACGGAGCGCGCTTTGACACATACGTCATCGAAGGCGAACCGAATTCCGGTACAATCTGCTTGAACGGTGCAGCGGCCCGCATGGTCCAGAAAGGCGACCTCATCATTATCGTTTCCTACATTTCCATGACTCCAGAAGAAGCGAAGACCTGGAAACCGACGGTTGTGAAGGTCGACTCCCAGAACAAACTGCGCTAAATCGCTATATTTAAAGCGTGAATCATTCCAAACCAACGATAATTCCTTTGCTTTTCCTTGCAGGGATGTTCATCTCTTGTCAGGACGAGCCTGTGGTCGTTCAAGAAATCCGCGAAACACCGGGTGATATTCAGGTGTTGAATTCCAGCGGAATTCCGGGCGCCGCTTCCAAGATGCGCGACTACTTGCGCACTCAAGGTTTTGACGTGGTAGAAATGAGCAACGACAATCTTTGGAATTACGAAGAAACCATTATCGCCTTGCGCAATCCTCATTGGGCAGGGGCAGAAGCACTTGCCAAAACGCTTCACACAGAGAATGTAATCCCACTTGAAAACAAGCACAAACTCGTGGATGCGACCGTATATGTGGGCAAGGACTTTGAAAAATTGATACAGGCAGGAACACCATGACAACAGCCAAAAAGACAACGACTAAAAAGACGACCGCAGTGAAAAAGACCGCGGTTAAAGCCGCCGCCAAAAAGACGACTGCAGCCAAGACAACTTCAGCCAAAAAAACGGCGGGAAAAAAGACCGCAGTGAAAAAGGCAGTCGTCAATAAAACTGCCGCTACCGTCCAAAAGGCTCCGGCGAAAAAAGCCGCTCCGAAAAAGGAAGCCTTCTCGAACTCCGTAAAGACCGCAGCGGAAATCCTTTTCCAGCTCCGCGCCCAGAACCTACAGTTGATCGATCTCCGCGGTGTTTCGGACACCTCTGACTTCATGATCATCGCCACTTGCGAAAGCGAAGCCCAGATGCAGGCGATTCTCGACGAACTTTCCAAGGAATTCAAGCACCAGGGTCTGCAGCACCGCACCGAATACAAGCCGGGCATCAACATGCGCTGGGCGGTTTTCGACGCAGGCTTTGACCTGATGATCCAGCTGTTTGAAGAGACCAAACGCGAAGAGCTCGCCTTTGACAAACTCTACAGCGATGCTAAGATTGTCGACCTCGAAGAAAAGAACTTTGTGAAGACCAAGGCCAAGAAAGCAAAGGTTGAAGATGAACTCATTTAATGATGCGATAGCCCAGGCTGTTGCCGCTACCGGCGCTTTTGAACTGGAACAGGCTAAAAAGCTGATCACCGTTCCGACGGATACGGAACATGGCAACTTCACCCTTCCCTGCTTTGTCCTTGCTCGTTCCCTGCACAAGGCTCCGAAAGTCATTGCAGAAGAACTCGCTCCGAAAATTGAACTTCCGAACGGCATTTGCAAAGTGGAAGCGGTCGCCGGTTACTTGAAC
Coding sequences within it:
- a CDS encoding efflux RND transporter permease subunit, which translates into the protein MIKASIYKPITMLMVILAIVVFGLYTYSMMVVDLMPKFDIPVVTGTIVYSGANPEEIETTIIKPIEDQVELVDGIDYVQSICMENYGIIIAMFNMGIDVDVAANDVRSKIELAAADFPDAVEAPVISKVDINASAIMSISFTGPLNSTELRQKVEDEIEPLFTSVSGVASVDIFGGTTRQISIELDKEKMIDRNVDITTIMGLYGATNVNNPVGEVIGKHKNTSVRTDGKFKTLDEMRNLDIPTSMGVIKLSEIAEIKDTVETITSASRFNGQSSISLDIKKRSDANVVEVSEGVLKRMNEINKTLPEGFELHLVYDKSESVNESIDNVIQNIMIAIALTAVLLLLFLGKFSTMIIAALTMPISVIGAFTLMYFAGFGINMMSLMALSSSVGLLVTNSIVVLENISAKLGEGLDPKEAAYKGTSEIMVAIMASTLTNVCVFVPIAFMKSIVGIFFRTFGMTMVFATVVSLIITFTLTPLMAAYLFKGKKKDENGNIIESKPSIGERIFGVFPTVLNGIRFVYLKTLSFCLSVPGVIFQVLALVAMLMFVGYMTTNKMTVELSPKQDQGMISVMLEMPVGTNIETTDSVARIIESRIKDVPEIVHYSVTVGGSNGMTSVNQASLRIKLLKDREGRTRSTDQIVDSLRPYFANIPDAYISIKSTSASEMNNNSSGDVVLEVSGLKMDSVVKASQIVLDRIKDKIDGIVDVKTSYEAGKPEIRLIPNRQALADYGVTLKTVATYNYIAVSGYEAGQYSEDGEEYDVYVRLQEKDRQSHSDIETLPLLTPKGYVNTSELFYVEDGAGPTRIDRKRKLSRIDISMNLLPGHTTGEIMGKLGKLTSEMEDEIPEGVSFGFGGNADMQNDMVQEFITAIIMAILLTYILLVALLESFAQPFIIMTTIPMGAIGVFLALIFTGKALSMISLMAIVMLIGVVVNNAILLLDEANRLLRSGAMGRRSAVMTAAKTKFQPIVLATFASVVAQLPLAFALGGDVAAMTQPMGIASVGGLIVSALLTMYLVPTFFWLPNAIFSKVKTKKDKFIQKRKMLA
- a CDS encoding DUF2334 domain-containing protein; this translates as MASKFFLCYHDLSVKNAKKAVGQIRRIAQSANSPITVAVIPDAVRASAADLDFLKNELKSLLRDGFELLLHGTRHMAQTSIDRNFWGKKALALTENEAEFAGLDDFDSFRLLEQGMVLWGALGLDLPRGFVPPAWYGNAHLKEQVLSKFDFYEDRFAVYKKSQKILSPALSFAGLPQLSLNVAQTSACLALRSPLGTPRLVFHPVDFETIGEARILNLTRYAVLKRTQIFYRDL
- a CDS encoding HAD family hydrolase: MKTKSLYIFDMDGTLFNTLGDLSVAVNHALAAFGLKTLPTEKVKSYIGNGSLKLIERSLEGADAPLLEVHKCYSEFYAQHCLEKTVPYPGVVEFLRNFPAKKALATNKPHTPGLALLKHFGLESYFEAFAFGDEDTPRKPDAAPFLKVLNATGVSKEDAVMIGDDAPDILGAKNAGIDSVFIENGFGKRASFAPVEPTYSIAHFSDLVHLQFR
- the miaB gene encoding tRNA (N6-isopentenyl adenosine(37)-C2)-methylthiotransferase MiaB — translated: MSLHYLIDTYGCQMNEYDSALIASMLEKNGCEPTEDPNEADLFFFNTCSVREKAEESAKARISKMKFYKKRRPWIKFIVTGCMAEHLGPRLIDQVDCIDYVIGPDKYNQIPEILFKHPVIVKKHNVQERVLTGFDIEENYIGEYAKIAHPFSSYVTIQRGCNFRCSYCIVPFVRGREKYRAADDVIYEVEKASERGISEICLLGQTVNAYRNHGTDFADLLVKISEIPGIRRIRFMSPHPRFYTEKLIDVLQSVPEICPHAHIPLQSGSDAILDKMKRRYKVDDFMRILEKFRGKNPDYGLTTDIIAGFVGESDEDFEQTLAAVKEAQFDAAFMFAYSPREGTVSAQETETLSEEQKQERLARLVELQNSITLKRNKLMIGKTEEILVERPSSKDPNEWVGKTGSFKKVVFASKTAKPGDYVKCHINEVRGWTLRGTPVTE
- a CDS encoding SPOR domain-containing protein, with translation MRLFAKIIFSTATTLATVVSAASLEDAQKAYVSGNWKGAAEAFEAVCPTLDMAKRSECALWGVLARSQTGNSKDFSAAKKRLDSLIFATADSLPVVSDLYMTRAQFELYLKRPDLSYKSLKASYAKARPSQLAVIYQVCQSLYKVNTIDSVHSLCAEIERAKTSPRITSSESQTSTASSSSAPKDSTTCSSSSALSSASEATSSAAEALSSVAEVVPASVDEAAPTGDWSLQLGAFSIQANAEMLANSLKAKKIDARIIEAKHDDRTLYLVQTGVFASRDEALKYGEEVLSKHHLEYTPVKKL
- the panD gene encoding aspartate 1-decarboxylase encodes the protein MQIELLKCKIHRATVTDANLNYEGSITLDRALMDAAGILPFEKVGILDIHNGARFDTYVIEGEPNSGTICLNGAAARMVQKGDLIIIVSYISMTPEEAKTWKPTVVKVDSQNKLR
- a CDS encoding LytR C-terminal domain-containing protein is translated as MFISCQDEPVVVQEIRETPGDIQVLNSSGIPGAASKMRDYLRTQGFDVVEMSNDNLWNYEETIIALRNPHWAGAEALAKTLHTENVIPLENKHKLVDATVYVGKDFEKLIQAGTP
- the rsfS gene encoding ribosome silencing factor, with product MTTAKKTTTKKTTAVKKTAVKAAAKKTTAAKTTSAKKTAGKKTAVKKAVVNKTAATVQKAPAKKAAPKKEAFSNSVKTAAEILFQLRAQNLQLIDLRGVSDTSDFMIIATCESEAQMQAILDELSKEFKHQGLQHRTEYKPGINMRWAVFDAGFDLMIQLFEETKREELAFDKLYSDAKIVDLEEKNFVKTKAKKAKVEDELI